A segment of the Effusibacillus pohliae DSM 22757 genome:
GGTTGTCGAGCGCCTTACCCATGATGAATTTTTCATTTTTCATCACGGTGAACGGGCAGATCGGGATGATCGGATCACCGGGGCGAACGCCGAACTCTTTCGCCTCGTCCGCACTGGAAGCGCCGATGTCAATGAACATGTCCTTGATCTGCACCACTTTGTTGCGTTCTTCCGGCGCCAACACGTGCGGCGGCTTGGAACCGATGACACCGACGATGTCGCCTTTGCGGGTCTTGACCAACACGCGTTGCGCCAACATCACTTGCGACCACCAACCGCCGAGCGGCTGAAACTTGATATACCCCTTCGACGTGACATGGGTCACCATCAAAGCGATTTCGTCCAGATGGCCCGCCAGCATGATTTTCGGCCCATCGGCAGAGCCGGTCTTCTTCGCGATGATGCTGCCCAGCCGATCGGTCAGGATTTCGTCCGACAACGGCTCCAGATAACGACGCATGATGCCGCGCACTTCCTCCTCCTGGCCAGGTGCGCCCGCCGCTTCCGTCAGTTCTTTGAACATCGTCATCAATTGGTCCACAAGTTTGCCTCCTTTTGCATTGGAATTTTATGTACAAAGCACTTCTTTCATTGTAATCGAAACGAACGGACTTGTGTAGAAACTGGAAGCTACGTTCTAGAATGAGCCAAAAACCGGCTCACCATGTGCAGACAAAAAGAATCCCCTTGGCAGCGGCACTGCAAACCATGCCAAGGGCGAAACCGATCGATTTATTTGCTAGCCACCAGACGATCCGTTTCGGACAGCACAAAGTAATCTGCCGCTCCCGCCTGTCTGTGCGGGGCGTCGTAGTACACGACAACCGTGCTCCGTTCGTTTCCGGTTTGCGTCTGCTGCGGCTCTAGCACCGCCTTGTCCACATCGCAGCGGAGTGTCAGCACAAACGAATTTTTCCGGATCAGATGCGGCGGTACGTCGGCCAGCACTGGCATATTCGCCTGCCGCCAAGCCTCATTCTGCAGAAGCTGATAGGTCTGTTCCACCCTCGCCGGATCGTCCTCGGGACGAATCCAATCCGGCCACTGGCGGGATCGTTCGTGCAGCGCCATGTCCAGCTTCAGCAGTTCGCGAATCACCGGCAGGTGCTTCGAGTTTCTCGTTTGCAGGAAGTCGTAGAGGTGCTGGTAGAGCGCCTTCAGCCGGTGGCCGATTTTGAACAGGCCGTGCGTCTCCCAGTAGTCCGCGAAGTCCTGGAAAAAGTCAAACGGCGTCGCAAATTCCTGCGCGATGATATAGGGCAACGAGACGTCAAATTTGTGGGAGTTGCTGTAGCGCTCCAGGATGTCTTCGACGCCTTTCAGGCGCAGGATATCGTCGTAGGAAAGCACGTTGTTGTACAAAATCTCATATGGCGGCTCATCGTTCCATACATATCCGTGTTCGGCCGCCCTGATTTTCACCCCCACGCCTTTTAACATCTTCAAAAATCCCAGCTGCAGTTCGTCCGGCTGCAGTGCGTACACATCGTTGAACGTTTTGCGGAACGATGCGTAATCTTCTTCCGGCAGCCCGGCGATCAGGTCAAGGTGCTGGTGGATTTTGCCGCCTTGCTTGATCTTGCGAACCGTATTCGCCAGCTTCTCGAAGTTTTGCCTGCGCTGTACGAGCTCGTTCGTCAGGTCGTTGGTCGATTGCACGCCGATCTCAAACTGGAACAGGCCTTTCGGCGCATGCTCATTGAGAAAATCGACTACGTCCGGTTTGAGGATATCGGCCGTAATTTCAAAGTGAAACGTCGTGTCCCGCCGGTTGTCAATCAAAAACTGAAAAATCTCCAGCGCATACCGCTTATGAATGTTGAACGTGCGATCGACAAATTTGATCTGCCGCACCCCGGCATCGATCAGCCGTTTCAGGTCCCGCTTCACCCGCTCGAGGTGAAAATACCGCACGCCGTCTTCGATCGAGGACAGGCAATACTGGCATTTGAACGGGCATCCCCGCGAGCATTCGAAATAGACGATCCGGTTTTCCAATTCTTCCAGCCGGTCCTGATAAGGCGACGGAATCACGTTCAGGTTGGACAGCAGCGGGCGCGGCGGATTTTCCCAAATCATGTCGCCGTCCCGGTAGACCACGCCCGGAATCCCTTCCGCCCCCCGCCCGGCAGCGAGCGCCTGCAGCAGTTCGAGAAACGTCTGTTCTCCTTCGCCAGCGACCACATAATCGATATACGGATGCTGCTCCATGAACAGCCTCGTTTCATAAGAGACTTCCGGACCGCCGAGGATGATTTTCACATCGGGCAGCACTTTTTTCAGCCGTTTGATCACGGCGATCGTTTCGGTGATATTCCAAATGTAACAGGAGAAACCGACTACGTCCGGCTGCCTTTTGTAGATGTCGGCCGCGATTTTCTCCGCCAGGTCGTTGATCGTGTATTCCACCAGCCGAATGCCCGGGAAATGGGGTTCCGCATAACTTCGCAAATATCGGAGCGCCAGCGACGAGTGCACATATTTGGCATTCAGCGTGGTCAACAGGATGTTCATTCCGATCCTCCATCCTACAGATTCTTGTACTCAGTATAGTACACATTTCGCTCGGTTTCACGGGCAGCCGATTCACATTTTCAGGCTGCATTCCCATATTTGTATAAGAGACCACCTGCGAAAGGAGGAAGCTCGTTGGTTACCGTCAAACCGATCGAAATCGACGGACACACCGTGATCGGAGTGCATGTCGAACTGCCGAAAACCAACCTGCTCGCGATCAAAACCGACAAAGGATATATCATGTGCGGAGCGCTGGACATCCAGCTTTTGAACGAAAAATTGGCCGACCGCGGAATCGTCGCTGGCCGCGCAGTAGGCGTCCGCAGCCTGGACGACCTGTTGAATTTTCCGCTCGAATCGGTGACAGCGAAAGCAGAAGAACTGGGGATCGTACCGGGCATGACCGGCCGCGAGGCGCTGCTACGGATGCTCTAAACGAAAAGGCATGCATTCGTTCTGACGAACGTCTGCATGCCCAACCAATCAACGCGACAGTTCCTCCACCCGGATGCCGCGCGTATGTACCGTATGGCTCCACTTTTTGTTGTTCTTGGTGAAGAACGCCACAACGGTGATCGGGAACCAGGTGAACAGGAAAATCGGATACACGATCAGGCCGAGATAAGCGCGCCACTTCGCCCGCTCCAGAATCATGGCGAGCGGCAATTGCGCGTACAGCAGAATGTTGACCACCGTCCAGAATTCGGTGGGGAACAGGATATCCTGGATCGCGGTCACCTGCCACCACCACGGCATCACCAACTGCAAGAGCAATACCATCATCATCAGGAAAATGATTAGAAACCGCATCGGTTGAAACAGATAGAGCGCAGCGTCAAGCATCGCCCAGTTGCGCGTCTTGATGCTCTTGATTAACAACGGCCAGAAGTAGCGGGACGCGCAATCGAAATGCCCCTGCATCCAACGCAGCCGTTGGTTCCATGACGCTTTCAGCGTATTCGGCTTTTCGTCATAGACGATCGCGTCGTGCGCCCAGCGCGGATAAATGCCGCGCTCGATACAACGGGCGGTGAATTCCACGTCTTCGGTCAATGAATGGGCACCCCAGCCCATTTCTTTCAGCAGCGCGGCGTCAATGCAGATGCCCGTGCCGCCCAGGGCGTTGCCAAGACCCAGGTTAAACCGCGGCAATTGCCACATGCGGTTCGTGTAGTAGTAGGAAATCGCATACGAAATGGAAATCCATGAGTCATACGGATTCTTGGTATCCAGATAGCCCTGGATCACCCGGTCGCCGTTCAGCAATTTTTGATTCATGTGAAGCAGGAAGTCTTTCGCCACCAGGTTGTCTGCATCGAACATAACGACCGCGTCGTACTGTTTCTCCTGCTGCCACAGCCGCTCCAGCATCCACTCGATCGCGTAGCCTTTGCCCCGCTTCGTGTCATCAAACCGTTCGCAGGCGATCGCGCCCGCCTGCCGGACGATATCAGCCGTTCTGTCGGTGCAGTTGTCACAGATCACGTAAATGTCATAGAGTTCCTTCGGATAATCCAGCTTCTTCAAATTGTCGATGAGCGGTTCGATCACTTCTTCCTCGTTGTGGGCCGCGACGATCACAGCGAACGTTTTTTGCGGCGCACTGGTGATCGTCTCTTTCTTCCGGCGTAGCCCGAACACCGACAGCACGGCCAGATACGCACTCGTTATCCCAATCAGAACTTGCAGCGCAATGAATATACCATCCGCAACAGTTCCAAGAAAACTCATAAAGAATTTCCCTCGTTTCGTTTTTATCGTTTCAAAAATTGGACTTCGATCATTGGCGTCATTTTACTATATCATGTACACAAGCGTGCGGACAAGTAAAATCAAGGTGAAATAACGTGCGAATCAAGTCGTTTACAGCGAATATCCGCCCCCCGTTCCCCGTTCCATTTTCAGATAGGCAAAAAACATCACGATCGCAGCCGCCGAAATGGCAGCGCCCGCAACATACGGCAGCGTGATGCCGAGTTTGTAAAGAAAACCGCCGATCACCGGCCCCGCGATCCGTCCGAGCGAATCCATCGAACCGAGCAGCCCCATCGAACTGCCTTGCCCGGCCTCCGTTTTTTTCGAGATCAGCGCCGACACGGCGGGGCGAATCATGCTGTTGCCCAGCCCGAACACGGTCAGGTAGACGGCGGCGGTGGCAAACGAATGGACTTGCGTGATCAGCAAAAATCCGACCGTCGAAAGCAGCAGCCCAATTTGAATCACTTTCTCCTCACCGAGCGACTTCGTCAGTCGGCCGATCAGACCGCCTTGCACAAGAGCGCCGGCTATTCCCATAATCATAAAGATCATCGCCATATCAAACTCGGCCGCGCCAAACACGCTCAGAGCGTAGTAAGCGAACGTTGCCTCCAGTCCGGCCAATGAGAGCGTTACGATCAACTGCATCAGATACAGGTACGAGAGCGGCGGTTTGAAGGCGGACCAGGTTGTTTCTTTGCGGGCCGCGTTCTGGCTGCGCTGTTCGGACGACACCGACTCCTTCAGTACCAACGCTGTAAAAATGAAATTGGTTGCCACCAGCGCCCCTGCCGTCCAAAACGGGACCGGATTGCCAAACCGTGACAAACTGCCGCCAATCGCCGGTCCGAAAATAAACCCGAGCCCGGCGGCCGCTCCCACCATGCCCATGCCTTTTGCCCGCGTCTCCGGTGTGGTGACATCCGCCACGTACGCCATCACCGTCGGCAAGGCTGCCGCCGACAGCATCCCCGCCAGAATGCGGGTGGCAAACAGCTGCCAAAGCTCCGTCGCCATCGCGAACAGAAAATAGGATGCGGCAAAACCGGCCAAGCCAATCAACAGAACCGGCTTGCGGCCGATACGGTCCGACACGGCGCCCCACACCGGCGCAAACAGGAAATTCATCACCGAATAAGCGGCCATCAGCAGCCCGAGCTGCAGCGAATCGGCGCCAAAGCTTTTGGCGTAATAAGGCAAAATCGGAATAATGATGCCAAACCCCAGCATGACCATGAACATTACGGCAAATAAAGCAAGATACACTTTTTTCATCGAACGGGCCTCCGGACTTGAAAACTGCATTGCGATCTCTTTTTAAAGATTACCATATTTTCATGAAAAAACCTATTGCCAGGAGAATGGTTCTCAGTTGCGGGCACTGTGGTATAATGAAGAAGCAGAATATATCGGTTCAAAGGAGTTCAGCTTATGAACGACAAGCGTGAACAGCTTCTCTCATTGTTTGAACGGCTGACGCCGGATCAACAAGATGACATCATACAGATTATGAAAACGTGGATCGAAATGCCTTCGCCAGCGAAGCACGCACCGGCCGGCGAAAATCCGGTGACCGCTCTCGCCCAGCATCCGGAATTGTCCAATGAGTGGCATTGTTTAAACGCCTTGAAAAAAGTGGTGGAAGAGCACTACCCGCCGCGCGTGGAACTGGGCTACATCGCGTTCCATCCGGATCTCGACAGCATTTCCACCGCCAAAACGCGGGACGCCGCGAGGAAAATGTACATACTGGAAGCGGCGTATGAGCTGAAGGCGATTTTTGAACAGGATCCGGATTCGGAGCTGTTGGACAAGGACATTATGCAGACACTGCAGAGATACCTGCACGGCGATCATGCGGAATAAAGAGAAAAAGCCTATGGATGCGATCTCCATAGGCTTTTTCCATCCGTTTTAGCAGCAGGATCCCGGCTTGCCCGCATCGGTCGCCGTGCGGAAGGAACTGCCGCAACCGCAGGTGGACGATGCGTTCGGGTTGCTGATCTTGAACCCGGCTCCCATCAGGGAATCCACATAGTCCACTTCCGCGCCTTGCAAATAGCGGGCGCTCGTCGGGTCGATCACCACTTTTACGCCGTTTTCGGTGAATACGTTATCGTCGCTTTTGGCACGATCCAGTGCCATTCCATATGAGAAGCCGCTTCAGCCACCGGATTTGATAAAAATCCGGAGAGCCAGGTCTTCCCCTTTATCAGCGAGCAAGGTTTTCACTTTGGTTGCCGCTGCTTCGGTCAAGGTTACCACGGATCTCTCCCCTTTCTGGTGGTGTCTGGGATTATTGTAACACAGCCGGACGGATTGACAAAGCCTTTCGCTTTATCATATGTCAAACCCCGTTGCCGGATACAATCGTCAGGACAAGCTTTTCACAAACTCAAGCACTTCTTCCGCGTGCCCTTTCACTTTGACTTTCCGATAAATCTTGCGGATGATCCCTTGCTTGTCGATCACGAACGTACTGCGTTCGATTCCCATGTACTTTTTGCCGTACATGTTTTTTTCCACCCACACACCGTACGTTTCCGCCAGTTTATGGTCTGCATCGGACAACAGCAGGAACGGAAGATCGTGTTTAATGGAAAATTTTTCATGCGATTGGATCGAATCCGGACTGACACCGAGAATCACAGCGTTCGCATCTTCAAAACCTTGAAGATGTGCCTTGAAATCCAAGGCTTCGTTGGTTCAGCCGGGGGTCGCGTCTTTCGGATAGAAATACAGCACCACAGAGCGTCCGCGAAAATCGGCAACCGACACCCGCTCGCCATTCGTCGCTGGCACGGCAATATCGGGAGCGGCTTGTCCCACCTCGACCTGCGCCATTTTTCATCCCCTCCTCGTCAGATTCTGACATGTGACGTTTGCAAGCAGCCGCAGCCACCGCTCTACAAGATTATACCAGATCGCACGCGGCAGGAATTTAAAATCATATATAGAATATTTCAACAATACATGATCTTCCGTTATAACAAGTCTGCTCGACTTGTACACTATCCATACAGGGAGGCGCTGGCGATGGATGGGTGGGTAATGGTGTTGCTCGTTCTGCAATTGTTGCTTATTATCGGTTTGCTGGTTTATTTTATCCGTTCCGGTTCATGGGACGAAGAGGTGAAGTATGCGGTGCTGGAGGAGGAAGAGACAGATCCGGACGTCCTGCCGAACCCATACCGGAAAGCGTGGCAGGACTATCTGTCGTCCCGTTAGGTTTTGGTGGGTCCGCAGCACTCCGACCGCCGCAAGGCCTGCCGCGTTGCGGGGTGCAGTCGTTTTGCCGGATGAGGTTGACGCTCAACCGGTCCCATATCCTTCGCGGCACGTATTCGTCGTTTGGTGGAGGAGGTCTTCCATGCGTCTGACTGATCGAATTGCAATCGTAACCGGTTCCGGCCAGGGAATTGGCCGGTCGATCGCCGAAACGTTCGCGCGGGAAGGGGCAACTGTCATCATTGCGGAAAAATCGCCGGAAGCCGGACAGGCAGCTGAAGCGTCCATCCGCGACACGGGCGGCAGCGCCCATTTTTTCAAGACCGATGTGGCAGACCCGCGGTCGGTTGAACATCTGATGCGCCGGGTGGATGAGCAGTTCGGCGCGCTGCATGTTTTGGTCAATAACGCCGGTGTCTCCCACTTTTCGCCGATTGACGAATTAACGGTAGAAACGTGGGATGCGATTCTGAACGTCAACCTGCGCGGCCCGTTCTTATGCTCACAGGCGGCCGCCCCGCTGATGCGCCGGTCGGGAGGAGGATCGATCATCCAGATTGCGTCGACCCGCGCCCTCATGTCAGAACCAGGCAATGAAGCATACGCCGCATCGAAAGGAGGCTTGCTGGCGCTGACGCATGCGCTGGCCAACTCGCTTGGCCCCGACATTCGCGTCAATGCGATCTGTCCCGGCTGGATCCACATCGGCGGCGATCCGCTGCGCCCGATCGATCACGCGCAACACCCGGCGGGCCGGGTCGGCAGGCCGCAAGACATTGCAAACGCTTGCCTGTTTCTTGCTACCGATGAATCGTCGTTCATGACCGGCCAGCGGCTGGTGATTGACGGCGGCATGACAATCAAAATGATTTACGCCGATTGACCTGCTCCCTCCGCTTCATTCGCCGTGCGGCCCCGTTTCCACTCCCAACCGCTCGTCAATGAACAGTTCGTCAAACGGAGATTCGTCGGACAGGTCACGTACCCATGCCAGAAAATCTTCCTCCTCCACTTCGATGTACCCGTGATCCTGCTCACGCATGCCGCATCCCTCCTGTTGTCGGTCCGGTTTTCCGTTAGGATGTTCGTTCTTCCGCCAACTCATCCTGCATGCGCGCGTCAGCCGCAACCGGCTGCCGGACCATTGTCGCCGTCAACATCGGAACGGCCGCAAACAGCATCAGGCCGGCAGCCGCCAGCACGCCGGAATCGTTCAGCAAAAACGCTGCCAAGCCGGCGACAAGAAAGGGGCGGGCCGGTGTGATCGGCGGCCGTGCCTCACCAGGCTGGCGAAACAAACGGGGGTTCCATACATCCAGTACAAGCAGGAGCAACACGGCCAAAAACAGCTGGCCCCACACGGATACACCCAGCAGCCACCAGTTAAGCGCCCATTTTCGCCGGGCCATTTGCCACAAATCGGAAAAATCCCCCTGCATCAAGAGCGTTACTGCACGGCCGATATGCGTCTGTTCAGCGGCCGGCAGCGCTCCATTCAGCAACAGCATGCCGGCCAGCACCGCCATCGTCCCACCGCAGACCCAGGCCCATTTTTTTCGGAACAGCGGGGGTTGCAACTCCGACGTGAGGATGTACCCGTATGCAATTGAAGCTGCCAGTGCGCCGCCGGCGTTGGTTCCGAACTGCGGCGCGGCAAGCAGGTACACGATCAGCACAAATGAGATCGCGCCGATGATGCGAACCCTTTTTTGGCGGTTCGGATACCGCTGCCGCAGAACAAAATAGGCCAGCATGGAAGCGCCGATCAGGACCCCCATATACTCGTTGCCGATCCCGTAATAACGGGCTCCGCCAAACAGATCGTAGCCCAAAAACGAAAACTTCATCCACTCCCCTTGCTGCAGCATATCGAGCACGATCAGTCCGATCGTCACGCCGCAAAGCGCGAGCCAACGGGTGAGAACATTTTTTACCAAAGCCAGGCTTGTCCAAGCCAGCCCCGTCAGGCTCAGCCATTTGATCGGCGTGTCGGTTGCCGGCTGGATTCCGATCATCGGAAAAGCCAGGTATATCGCAGGCATCGCCAGCAAGTCGGTCAACAGATGGCCAAGCCAAGCCGGGTTTCGCTTGCCCCGCAACCGGAACGCGGCAGCCATCACCAGTACACCCAGCGTGACGCCGACATAGCCTTTTACAAAAATCGGCCTGTACCGGTTGAGCCACGCTGCAGTTTCGATTTGTTGGGACAGATAAGCGGGCGATGGCGAGAGTGACGGAAGCGAACCGACCACCTGTCCGGGGCCATCTTTCAGATAAGTAGGCAGCCCCAGAAAGGACAACACGGTAGGCGCGATGTCAAAAATGCTGACCACCCCCGCTTGCCGGGTGGTGTTTGATGAGAGTAGGCAGCGCGGTTCCACCCCTCCCCCGTGCATCAGCACAACCCCCGCCGATTTCCGGCCGATGCCGATGTCGGCAAATGAGACGGGACTTGCCACGATCAACAGATGCCGGATGTCAGTCTCATTCAGCAGCTTGCCGATCAGCCGATCCGCTTCCCCCAGACGCTCCTGATACTTTTGCCGGAACTCGGAGGGCTGCATCCGGCTGCGGGCGGCGACGATCGACAGCAGGTCGTCCGGCTGTATGATCAGCAAATTGGCAGTTTCCCGCAAATTTTTGTACTGTTGGTACAATTGATCGTAACCGGCCGCTTTCTCACCGTCCGCAAGCTGCCCGATGGTGGCCACGCGCCCGCCTGCTCGGACGATCGTTTCCTGTAGCGCTCCCGCGTTGGCCGGATTCAGGCTGCCGGACCCGATCGCAAGGTAGCCTGCCTCGTCACCTCCGCGCAACGGCAGTACCACATTGGCGGCCGCACCCGACTCTGCCATTCGGAACAGGTTGGGAGTCGACTTGGGATTTATCAATTCCCAGGCAAGACCCGGCACCAGCATGATCGTTGCCTGATTTTCCCGTTCCTGCAAAGCAGAAGCCGGGACCGCTTGCAGGCAAACCAGCAGCGCCAGCCACACACAAACCGTTATCCGCATTCCGCACAGCCTCATGCGAATTCCCTCCGCTCCAAAACTTCCCGGTAGACCCGAATCGTATGGCGAATCATCCGCTCCAGTGAAAATCGTTCCTCTGCCCGCCGCCTGCCGGCGATTGCCAGCGCGCGTCGCAACTGTTCGTTCGCGAGCACCTGCTGCATGCAGCCGGCCAGCCGCCGGGGATCGTCGGCTGGCACAAGCATGCCGGCACCTGCAGCTTCTGTACAGACATCGCCGCGGTTTTCCCAACCCGCCATGTCAGTGGCCGGATTGCCACCGCTTTCCAAACATGCTGTGTCTATACCTTGGTTGACGCGGATCGGCGTACCTGCGGTGTCCGTCACTGGTTGCCCCAGGCTTCCCACCAGTTCCGGCAGCCCGCCGACAGCGGTCGCGATCACCG
Coding sequences within it:
- a CDS encoding MFS transporter; its protein translation is MKKVYLALFAVMFMVMLGFGIIIPILPYYAKSFGADSLQLGLLMAAYSVMNFLFAPVWGAVSDRIGRKPVLLIGLAGFAASYFLFAMATELWQLFATRILAGMLSAAALPTVMAYVADVTTPETRAKGMGMVGAAAGLGFIFGPAIGGSLSRFGNPVPFWTAGALVATNFIFTALVLKESVSSEQRSQNAARKETTWSAFKPPLSYLYLMQLIVTLSLAGLEATFAYYALSVFGAAEFDMAMIFMIMGIAGALVQGGLIGRLTKSLGEEKVIQIGLLLSTVGFLLITQVHSFATAAVYLTVFGLGNSMIRPAVSALISKKTEAGQGSSMGLLGSMDSLGRIAGPVIGGFLYKLGITLPYVAGAAISAAAIVMFFAYLKMERGTGGGYSL
- a CDS encoding SDR family NAD(P)-dependent oxidoreductase, coding for MRLTDRIAIVTGSGQGIGRSIAETFAREGATVIIAEKSPEAGQAAEASIRDTGGSAHFFKTDVADPRSVEHLMRRVDEQFGALHVLVNNAGVSHFSPIDELTVETWDAILNVNLRGPFLCSQAAAPLMRRSGGGSIIQIASTRALMSEPGNEAYAASKGGLLALTHALANSLGPDIRVNAICPGWIHIGGDPLRPIDHAQHPAGRVGRPQDIANACLFLATDESSFMTGQRLVIDGGMTIKMIYAD
- the bcp gene encoding thioredoxin-dependent thiol peroxidase, yielding MAQVEVGQAAPDIAVPATNGERVSVADFRGRSVVLYFYPKDATPGUTNEALDFKAHLQGFEDANAVILGVSPDSIQSHEKFSIKHDLPFLLLSDADHKLAETYGVWVEKNMYGKKYMGIERSTFVIDKQGIIRKIYRKVKVKGHAEEVLEFVKSLS
- a CDS encoding glycosyltransferase family 2 protein; translation: MSFLGTVADGIFIALQVLIGITSAYLAVLSVFGLRRKKETITSAPQKTFAVIVAAHNEEEVIEPLIDNLKKLDYPKELYDIYVICDNCTDRTADIVRQAGAIACERFDDTKRGKGYAIEWMLERLWQQEKQYDAVVMFDADNLVAKDFLLHMNQKLLNGDRVIQGYLDTKNPYDSWISISYAISYYYTNRMWQLPRFNLGLGNALGGTGICIDAALLKEMGWGAHSLTEDVEFTARCIERGIYPRWAHDAIVYDEKPNTLKASWNQRLRWMQGHFDCASRYFWPLLIKSIKTRNWAMLDAALYLFQPMRFLIIFLMMMVLLLQLVMPWWWQVTAIQDILFPTEFWTVVNILLYAQLPLAMILERAKWRAYLGLIVYPIFLFTWFPITVVAFFTKNNKKWSHTVHTRGIRVEELSR
- a CDS encoding B12-binding domain-containing radical SAM protein translates to MNILLTTLNAKYVHSSLALRYLRSYAEPHFPGIRLVEYTINDLAEKIAADIYKRQPDVVGFSCYIWNITETIAVIKRLKKVLPDVKIILGGPEVSYETRLFMEQHPYIDYVVAGEGEQTFLELLQALAAGRGAEGIPGVVYRDGDMIWENPPRPLLSNLNVIPSPYQDRLEELENRIVYFECSRGCPFKCQYCLSSIEDGVRYFHLERVKRDLKRLIDAGVRQIKFVDRTFNIHKRYALEIFQFLIDNRRDTTFHFEITADILKPDVVDFLNEHAPKGLFQFEIGVQSTNDLTNELVQRRQNFEKLANTVRKIKQGGKIHQHLDLIAGLPEEDYASFRKTFNDVYALQPDELQLGFLKMLKGVGVKIRAAEHGYVWNDEPPYEILYNNVLSYDDILRLKGVEDILERYSNSHKFDVSLPYIIAQEFATPFDFFQDFADYWETHGLFKIGHRLKALYQHLYDFLQTRNSKHLPVIRELLKLDMALHERSRQWPDWIRPEDDPARVEQTYQLLQNEAWRQANMPVLADVPPHLIRKNSFVLTLRCDVDKAVLEPQQTQTGNERSTVVVYYDAPHRQAGAADYFVLSETDRLVASK
- a CDS encoding YunC family protein; the encoded protein is MVTVKPIEIDGHTVIGVHVELPKTNLLAIKTDKGYIMCGALDIQLLNEKLADRGIVAGRAVGVRSLDDLLNFPLESVTAKAEELGIVPGMTGREALLRML